In one Nicotiana sylvestris chromosome 8, ASM39365v2, whole genome shotgun sequence genomic region, the following are encoded:
- the LOC104229501 gene encoding uncharacterized protein codes for MESQLVEMCMESATQSRDAVEAWRRQRRTLESMPSHLAEALLHRLLRRRLLFPSLLEVFKFCVEEIDLRGESCVDAEWMAYIGAFDHLRSLNLSDCNKINNSAIWAITGMTNLKELDLSRCSKITDAGIRHLTSIPILEKLWIPETGVTNDGVILLSSLTNLSVLDLGGLPVSDLALDNLKVLRKLQHLDLWGSEVSNKGASYFKWFPRLSSLNLAWTKVTMLPSLPSLACLNMSNCTIHSSFEGEGRKAPLAKLILSGSTIRDVCEAFQQLETSSLSLLDLSNSSLNSYCFLPYMSAISDLDLSGTSAGDESVEHIAFIGQNLRHLNLSRTKLSNAGLEILAGFVPNLETLLLSYTAIDDYAIPFMSTMPSLKSINLSGTNIRGGVNEADFDPNCISSLSGLCNLDHLERLDLEETRIKDSALTPLPSFRKLSYLFLRSGSLTDTSLHQLSSIRSLVTLGIRDGVLTNAGLIVFNPPPSMRILDLRGCWLLTEDALLSFQQKHRQIEVRHDLLSIALVKKLSIHSSSSQVTSRTKIYKHKQGGPSSSPLRSNRGSFLDQRLKYTREELFALGSASAPNSRDNVDLIPHVLANDG; via the exons ATGGAAAGCCAACTGGTTGAGATGTGCATGGAATCGGCGACGCAGAGCCGTGACGCCGTCGAAGCGTGGCGGAGACAGCGGCGGACTCTGGAAAGCATGCCATCTCACCTCGCCGAAGCTCTTCTTCACCGCCTTCTTCGCCGCCGTCTCCTCTTCCCATCTTTGCTCGA AGTGTTTAAATTTTGTGTCGAGGAGATCGACTTGAGGGGGGAGAGCTGCGTGGATGCAGAATGGATGGCATATATAGGTGCTTTTGATCACTTGCGCTCTCTAAATTTATCAGATTGTAACAAAATTAACAATTCAGCCATTTGGGCAATTACAG GAATGACAAACTTAAAGGAGCTTGACCTCTCCAGATGCTCAAAGATCACTGACGCTGGAATTAGACATCTAACATCCATCCCAATTTTGGAAAAGTTGTGGATTCCAGAAACAGGTGTCACAAATGATGGTGTGATACTCCTGTCTTCGTTAACTAACTTGTCTGTGTTAGATTTGGGAGGCCTGCCTGTGTCTGATTTGGCTTTGGATAATCTTAAG GTTCTCCGAAAGCTGCAACATTTGGATCTTTGGGGGAGTGAAGTATCAAACAAAGGAGCATCTTATTTTAAATGGTTCCCAAGATTGAGTTCTCTGAATTTGGCCTGGACCAAGGTCACTATGTTGCCAAGTCTGCCTTCTCTTGCATGCCTAAATATGAGCAATTGCACGATACATTCTTCATTCGAAGGAGAAGGACGGAAAGCTCCCCTTGCAAAGCTTATTCTGTCTGGATCAACCATAAGAGATGTCTGTGAAGCTTTCCAACAACTTGAAACCTCCTCCCTCTCCCTCCTGGATCTTTCCAATTCATCTCTTAATTCTTACTGCTTTTTGCCATATATGAGTGCTATATCAGATTTAGATCTCAGTGGTACATCTGCAGGAGATGAGTCAGTTGAACACATTGCATTTATAGGTCAAAATTTACGCCACCTAAATCTCAGCAGGACAAAGTTAAGCAATGCAGGACTGGAAATCTTAGCTGGTTTTGTTCCCAATCTTGAAACTTTATTATTATCTTACACGGCCATTGACGATTACGCTATCCCCTTTATGAGCACCATGCCTTCGTTAAAAAGTATCAATCTAAGTGGTACAAATATCAGAG GTGGGGTCAACGAGGCGGATTTTGATCCTAATTGCATTTCATCACTGTCTGGGTTATGTAATCTTGATCATTTGGAGAGATTGGATTTGGAGGAGACTCGAATCAAGGATTCAGCTTTGACTCCTTTGCCGAGCTTTCGTAAATTGAGTTATTTGTTTTTACGGAGTGGTTCCCTTACTGATACCTCTTTGCATCAGCTGTCATCTATTAGAAGCTTGGTAACACTAGGGATTCGTGACGGTGTGCTCACTAATGCTGGGCTCATCGTATTCAACCCTCCACCATCTATGAGAATTCTTGATCTTAGGGGTTGTTGGCTGCTGACAGAGGATGCACTGTTGTCATTTCAGCAAAAGCATCGTCAAATTGAAGTAAGGCATGATCTTCTTAGTATTGCATTGGTCAAAAAGTTATCTATTCACTCATCTTCATCGCAAGTGACATCACGGACCAAAATATACAAACACAAGCAAGGAGGGCCATCTTCATCTCCCCTTAGATCTAACAGAGGCAGTTTTCTTG